A single Plasmodium knowlesi strain H genome assembly, chromosome: 13 DNA region contains:
- a CDS encoding knob-associated histidine-rich protein, putative produces MAILKGYSATEKINVPQFLCRTLFFSLLIWFLNCSNYEKCDRRSDQQCELPNGLKSTVSRSLSVVRRMGKYNAPLRTRIVKEVTRGGFKEYEEKYETKHYTLKENVDENNKDCDEKYEAANYGFREKCPYEVNPYTGATGPNILLLKKRFHQNLKGEEIDDDDDEEAPLTSKLPGSLEACERGCGGRRKRRSKGDDDYPTIVKEYEEVGAQGYKGNPRGRGHPGHQGGPDSPRRRPVKVVEPDSDMMTYKPPARGRGPARMGEHGAQGPSKQHMLKQQPQGNLKKDHWPTGHQGQKEQFNKPNPTVGQYSKPTVSQPPKPTVSQQPKPTVSQPPKPTVSQQPKPTVSQPPKPTVSQPPKPTVSEQAKKEQAKKEQAKKEQAKKEQAKKEQAKKEQAKKEQAKKEQAKKEQAKKEQAKKEQAKKEQAKKEQAKNDKSKKNKI; encoded by the exons ATGGCTATTCTTAAGGGATACAGCGCTACAGAGAAAATTAACGTTCCACAGTTTCTCTGTAGaacattatttttctcacttttAATTTGGTTCCTAAATTGTTCTAATTac gaAAAATGTGATAGGAGGAGTGACCAGCAGTGCGAGCTTCCAAATGGGCTCAAGTCCACTGTCAGCAGATCCTTATCAGTAGTACGAAGGATGGGAAAATACAACGCTCCACTTAGAACCCGTATAGTAAAGGAAGTTACCCGTGGAGGCTTTAAAGagtatgaagaaaaatatgaaaccaAACATTACActttaaaggaaaatgtaGATGAAAACAATAAGGATTGTGATGAAAAGTACGAGGCAGCCAATTACGGATTCAGAGAAAAATGCCCCTACGAGGTGAACCCATATACTGGTGCAACTGGAcctaatattttattattgaaaaaaagattCCACCAAAATTTgaagggagaagaaattgATGACGATGACGATGAAGAAGCTCCACTAACTAGTAAGCTACCTGGTTCCTTAGAAGCATGCGAAAGGGGATGtggtggaagaagaaaaagacgtTCCAAAGGAGACGATGATTATCCTACTATAGTAAAAGAATACGAAGAAGTTGGCGCACAAGGATATAAAGGAAATCCAAGAGGACGAGGCCATCCAGGACATCAAGGAGGACCAGATAGTCCAAGAAGACGTCCAGTTAAAGTAGTAGAGCCTGATTCAGACATGATGACATATAAACCACCTGCAAGAGGAAGAGGCCCAGCTAGAATGGGAGAACATGGCGCACAAGGTCCATCAAAACAACATATGTTAAAGCAACAACCACAGGGCAATTTAAAGAAAGATCATTGGCCAACAGGACATCAGGGACAAAAGGAACAATTCAACAAACCCAACCCCACCGTAGGTCAATACTCTAAACCAACCGTAAGTCAACCACCTAAACCCACCGTAAGTCAACAACCTAAACCTACCGTAAGTCAACCACCTAAACCCACCGTAAGTCAACAACCTAAACCCACCGTAAGTCAACCACCTAAACCCACCGTAAGTCAACCACCTAAACCCACCGTAAGTGAACAAgctaaaaaagaacaagctaaaaaagaacaagccaaaaaggaacaagccaaaaaagaacaagccaaaaaagaacaagccaaaaaagaacaagccaaaaaagaacaagccaaaaaggaacaagccaaaaaggaacaagccaaaaaggaacaagccaaaaaggaacaagccaaaaaggaacaagccAAAAAAGAGCAAGCCAAAAATGACAAAtctaagaaaaataaaatatga